The Anopheles gambiae chromosome 2, idAnoGambNW_F1_1, whole genome shotgun sequence genomic sequence CGTACGAGTACGACAGCGGCACCAGGTTGGTGCACCAGGGCGATGAGTCGTCCGTTTTGTTGCCGGCCAGCACCAGCCCATGCTCCGCCGCGTACTCACGCACGTGGTCGGGAAAGTTGAACTTCTGCACGAAGCAAAACAGATAGTAGTTGTACACCTGGGCGATACCGTAGTGGAACAGCACGATGATCAGCATCGAGAAGAGCCGCGAACAGATGCAGATGACGTTGTGCACGTTGTACTGGGCGACGATCCGGCGCACGGCAAAGTACAGCACGAACCCGATGTTGAACATGCCGTTCGAGCGGCACAGTATCGACAGGCTGAGCGGGATCGTCAGGAAGATCGACGTCACGTCCTCGATGCACTGGTACATCACGACGAACGACAGCCACGCGTACAGACTTTCGGTGTACGGGGCGGTGAAGAAGATGGACGCCGGATTGAAGCAAAACAGTAGCACGGCAATCTCGGCCTTCTTCTGATTGCCGAGCACGTGCTTGCTCAGCCGATAGAGCGCTTTCGCTGCACCGGTAAAGCACACCACGTTCAGCAgcaccgccagcagcagcgacagctCCCGATAGCTCACGAAGGTGATCACCTCGTAGCTGCTGAGCGAGCTGCACACAATTTTCAGGATGAATGGGAACAGCGGGAAGAAGGCGAGCGCATTTTCGTACGTGTAGCCGTGCTCGGCAATGTGCAGGAAATATTGGCCATCCCACCGATTCAGACCGCCGAGCACGAGTCGCACCAGCGCGTCCAGTGGTCTCTCCGATGCGTTCTTGTCGCTCGGTGCTACAAACACGCCTGCTTCGTGGTCTGGCAGGAGAAGGTTAGCAACCAGCTGGAGTACTATCACGAACAGGCGGCTTCCGATGGCCAGCTTGGTGATTGATATGTGTAGAAAGGATCCGCTGGACGGTGGCAGTTCGGTCAGGGTGGGTGGTGAGTCTGTGCCTCTGTCATGTGTCGTCGTGTCCCGGTGGGTATTTGCGCCGCCTGCTGCATGGTGCTGTcgctggtggtgatgatgggaCCTCCCATTGCCTACTACGTTGACCCGTCGCTTGGGAGAGGAAGTGCTGGCACCGCTGCCGTTGTAGCATTCCGATCGCATTTTTCCACCAAACCAGACACACCACGGTGTTGCATTAAACTTTATCCGCTCAGTTCGAGAAGTCACGAGGATGGAAGCGTGTTGTTTTTCGAGCAATCTTCGAGCTTTTTCTATTATCAGAACGACATTTGGTGCCAACAGACGCTCACTCAAACACTTGCACAACTGAATCGCACACTTGTACCATCAACGACCAGCCCGGCGGCCCctggaaaagaaagaagaagctgTACTCAGGCTGTTGATGACTGAAATTGCCGAGTTGTGATAAAAATTCAACACACATTTGTCGTGCAGATATGGAAATTTCTTGTTTTCCCCCCGGACAAGCTGGCACAGCAGGTCTCTTAGCAGAGGAATGTGCTACTAGATTGAAAGTCCTGATACAAaatctttcttcttttcccgGGGCCGAGTGTTGGGGTTGCTCGCTCCACTGACGAGTGGGTGGTAGTGCGCGTGTCTCGTTGGTCGCGTCGTGCGTCGTACCGCGACCAATCCACACGAACACCGTCTTCCCTCGCGACGAACCAGGCgaccaaaacaaaagccaagGCAGAGGCttggcaaagcaaacaaatcgtTCCACGTCCCAAATAAACCACTCAGTCTAGTTCGGTTTTTGTTTATCTCTTCTTGTACGATTGTCTAACTCAAGCGATACACCGGGCATGTAGAAGACGGTCTGCtgctactaccactaccaccagcaaACAGCAGTGCAACCAAAATATTGGGATAAAACGGGCCTTTTCCGGAGCTCGGTTCTGGCGTAGGTACGCGCACGCGTTCGCTGTACATGTTCCGCGTGCTTGCAGTTCGCGCGAGTGCCCGaaatgtatatgtgtgtctgattttttgtattgtgttcACCACTAGGCGTCTAGCGATAAAAAATACTTACAAAAATATGGAATACTGATGAGTTACGAGCACGTGGGCGGTATTATTATACGAACACTTGTTTCACAAACTATTCTAGGATCTTTGAATGCAACGCAAATCCATTTTTGTTCCGGAAAACTACCCACAAAAGCGATTTTTCTGGGAGACGAAGTGCATAACAAACATCCCTCCCCTACTAGACCAAACTGCTGGCAGGCTGCACCACAAGTGGACCATTTGACAGGTGTTTCGAAACAGTTTCAGTTGATGTTGAGTTTAAATTTCgaatgcaaatgaaatgagAAAAAGTTAGATTTTCAACGAAATATAGCACAAAAGTGAGTGTAGTGTAATCTTAAATTATAACTTAACTGAGATATGGAAtattctaatttttttttacagttctATTGAATATTGAACATTTGGCACGGATAATCGAGAGCCAACGGTTTGGAATGTCACCACAAATTGCGATGCATATTGGGGGTGTTGTACGTACCTGGTCTGCCAGTGTCGTACCGTGCTTGGATGCTGTTGTCTTTCTTTGTTATGATGCATAACATTTGTGTTTCGTGTTTGTGGGTTGTTTaatttgtggttttgttgaaACGCGCTGTTATGTTCGCTTTCTGAGCAGTCTCATCGAATCGATTAGCCTAATGTGGGACTGCGCAGTGATTGGCTGCCCGAACAGCAGATTCAATGCACAGAAAACGCGACCCCGAATCTCGTTCCATGTGTTTCCGCATCCCGTGCGCGAATCGAATCGCTTCCGACGATGGCTCGCTCTCATCAACAATCCGCGCCTGTTCCGGCTGGACCCGCTGAACGTGTTCAAGAGTGTGCGAGTGTGCCGTCGCCACTTTGGACCGGATTGCTTCAACGGCGTGTGCCGTAACCTGCTGCCGACGGCCATTCCCACGCTGAACCTGCCCGAGGTACGGCCCGTAGCCTTGGTGCAGCCGATGGATGCGATGGGCGACGAGCTGGAACGATTGCTGCGCGACGAACGCAGACAGCAGCTGAAACGTCACGGCGCAGTCGAGCCACCGTTTGGCGGCGAGGAGGACGAGAGTGGCAAACGGCAAAAGATCGGCATTACGCTGCTCTCCGCGGATTGTGAAGACGTGGAATGCAATCTTGGCGATCGGTTCATCGATCGGATCATTTCGTTTGATGCAGAGCAAGAGTATGGCGATGGCCCACTGGCCGGCGAATCTTACGGACTGAGCAGTTTCTCCGGCATGGTCGTAAAGGCGTCCGAGCTGGAAACGCTAAACCAGGTAGAGATACTCAACGAGCCGCCCGAGACACTGCTGAACGACTCACCGACCGCAAGAGATCATGTGCGAATGTCCAATGAAAAGGGACGCGAACAGCTCGTACAGGAATCTACCAGTGAGACTAGTAATGAGGACCAGGAGACTGAACAGCATTCACTGCTCACCGAGACAAGTGGTACCAAAACAGAGGGCAAAACGTCGCTAGCAGATGATGCCAACAAGCGGACAACTGTGCTGGCGTATCCCAAAGGTATGTATCGCTTTGAAATAGGTCGAAAACGTACCTCATTGCGTATCTACTCAGCCTCCTATCGAAACATCATTAAGCAACATTACTCGAAATGATCTAATATAGGTTTGCAATTGGCGGAGCGTGTGTGATCCTCTTCAATCAACCTTCCGGGTGGCTCGGCACAAAAGAAAATTTATTGGTTTTTGACTATCGCCttagtttttttaaagaatagtTCAAAAGACCTGTTCAGAAAAGTTGGCTGACGAGCGTACTGTACTTTTCTCGAGCCGGTCGCCGAACAGGTTGGTTGACAATAGTGTTTAACATAAAGTTAGTATTTTAAAGTTATTGTTCCCACGTAACATCGAAACCCATTGAACACAATTGAGGTACTAGGCTTAAGACGGTGCAttcgttttattattttatttggagCAATATTGAGGAAGGTTcgaaaagaaacaacattcCCCATATAAGTTTTATTGAGGCTTACACAGTTTATTTTTAAGATGCGTAGCACGCAAACTACGCTTGTAATGTTATCATTTCCTCCTACCTACAAACAATTCCCTAGCCTTGTTCTTTGCAATACAACACAAATCTGTTCGTGAGATCAGAAAACATTCTTCcaagctatttttttttctatttgcaagaagatcgatcgatcgtgtagagaaaaaaacgcttcatTTTGTTTACACGCAAAttgtgaattaaaaaaaaggtaacagctgtcaaatggccAACCATCTTGTTTAACGAAGCTGTCATTGCACTTAACGAAACGTCAGTCAGAATGTGTAAATACAATCTCATCGTGAAGCGAATTTAAACCCGATTCTGCAGAGGAGCGGCCAGTTGCTCCGTTGTAGAAATTACACCTTCCTCTGCTGCTCACTCCGTACGCCACATAGACCACATTTCTCCAACACACTTGACCAAAACGGCGCACGAAATCCCGTCGTACTCTACGGTGGTTTCTGCGAAaggattccccccccccccccctcgataAGGATCGTCGTAACAGGGAgtgctgtttgtgtgcataagtttgcatgtgtgtgtgcgtctgagTGAGTGACTGAGGGACGTTTTTTCTGATACGCGGCACTTGCACTGCTGCTTGAAAATCGCGGAGAAAGTCGTGGTCGCTAGTTGTGTTTGCGCGAGTGCGTGTCGAGGTTGGCTAATCGTAGTCACAATCTGCCAGAGCAggctaaaaaaaaggaagagcgAAGAGGTCATACTCCTCTTTATCGTGGCAAGCGGTTTCCAGAATCCGGCTACGGCCCACTGTTGTAACCAAGGGGCTGGCGTTTTTCGAGTGAAACGACGGCAGAAGGCAGAACAACGCCTCTTGGTTCCCTCTTTGCCCCGGAAGCAGCTACGCAATTGCAAGTTCAACCAACACACAATAGGTTGGCGCAAGGCAGTAACGCGACCCAACAGCAGCGACGCACAGGATTCGGCAGGGCGTTAACGACGGGAAAGCGAAAAACGGTCCCAGAATGTTGCCATGTAAGCGAGCCGTACCATTTCCCCCTGGGGAGGAGTGTGTAGAACCCCTTTTTCATGTTATTAATCATCATCACTTTCGCTGCGGAAAAGTGCGAAAAACGAGTCCCCTTCTGCTGGCTTTTtggggtgttttgtttgtcctcttgatatgtgcgtgtgtgtgtgtgtgtgtgagtgtacgtGTGCGAATTGATGTTCATTTTATGTGCGGCTTTAACAACGTTTAATTATATAATGCTTCATGCAGCCTGCTGGTGTGGTCGAATTTATGCCGCATCGTACGTGTTTGCGGTTCTGCTGCATTGATTTTCTGGTGCGGAGATTCTGATGGCGAAAGAAACGGCCCAAAAAGTTGTTACGAGGATTAGGCGTTGCTTGCCTTCCCAAAACGCTAAGCACACCCTGCCTCGGGGTACCTTGAAGCAGCTTAGAGTAATATGATCTAATTAAAGATTTTTGGAAGCAGTGGGAAGGAACGACGCACACGACCGTGTAGGCAagaagttgtccggagttgggACTGGTTTGGCTGTACGGAATGGTACAGGAAATAATTTAATACCAGCTCCATCAGATTCACAATCCCCCCCGGCAAAGTGAAATATTCAACGTGGCGTACAAATTAAAATGTCCGATCGGAATGGAGGTGCTTCAGAGAGGTTGATTTCCGCATTCGATGTTACCACGATGTTAGCGCCCCAGAGAGATACAGTCTGTAAATTCTTCATGTTACCAATCCAGCTTTAAACCCGTACCCCCTGCTCCGCTGTATGCTGCCTTTGTGTAGGATGGAGTTGCTACGGGCTCTCCGCTACTGCAGCGCCTCCCTCTAAGCCGGTTTTAACGGGCACGGGAGAGCGGAGAGATGATTTCGCTTTCACTGGCTCAAAGTAAGCGCGCCCGTATCTAGGTCACCGTTAGTTCAGCCCCGAaggaagaaaagagagagagagagagtgtctGGGAAATGATGATGGCTGCTACCGTGTGGGGTGTGTACGCATATACAAAACGCACATACAAAAATGGAGAACCTTTCCCAAAACTGCCCAAAGGGAAGGAGGAACTACGGTGGGGTGAGCAGCCCGGGTAGCTCCATATTGAACAAAGTGTAACTGCCGTTACATCTCGCCGGAAAGGGGCGTGCAACGTGGTGTGGTGTGAGTGCGAGCGGCGATGGAAGGATAAACATGAAACCCCGCACACCAGCACGGGTCGCCATCTACGCGACACTTGGCTAGAAGCGGACAAAGGCACCTTTGCCGTCACTGAAGCGATTAAAGCAGGCATGATTGGTGtgggtttttaaaaataattttacaacCGTCCCCGTCAACTCGCGCACGCctcttttgtttacttttggCGTTGTGATAGCGATGCACTAAAACCGAGCGGCGGGTCTGTTTGCGCGACGTGGAGCTACCGGGAACACAAGAGACAAAGAAAGGGGCAATAATTTACACAAAGTTGGTActcttatttttaatttggttGTAAACAACGCTTTTGCGTCGCTTGTAATTTACAGGATTTAAGGAGGATTCGAAAATCAATTCACGAACCTTTAACGAAAATGATTGCAGAATTTAATACTTTCCCACATTGCTAACCGATTTACTTTGGCGGGAACTTTACGACTGCCTAGTCATGgctgtgccgtgtgtgtgtgtgtgtgggtgtgtgcatgtgtatacATATgtctgtttctgtttcttcttccACAGCACTGCGTATTTACCATTTGCCAGGGCTTTGGCCCCGGTCACTGTTTACTGCCATGGGCCGTCAGGTTAAACGTCCCGGTGAAGTTGATTGTAATGTGAGATTAGGAGGTGTTGGCACACTAGGTGTCTGAAGTGTCACTCTAACAGCTAAGGGACACTGAAGGTGAAGAGCTACACACCTTTAAACAATGATAAGCTCGGAACTGTGAGGCAAAACCATGGCAAACGTTCGACATCGGTCAGTTCTATTACATGGAGCGGAACAATATTATGCCGTTCTTGCAACTATGCTAGGGCTAATATTCAAACAATACGGAAGCTCATCAGCCACACTGCGATAAAGAGCCAATGCAAATGGGATTGAGTAATATTTCTTCTTATTTCTTCATATTCTTACGATCGATGCCCTGCGCCTCTGTCATCATTAACGGTTTTGCAATAGTTGATAATTGTCTGTTGATAGGCCCAATGGCCGCGGGAATGGGGGATTTCTTTTTATTCCTGTACGTCTGTGCACTATTAGTGAATGCTTTTAGCTCAGCACTGACCTTGATACAAATTGGGAATATTCTGAATCATTGGTATCAGCTGAGAGCCACGCAgcacttttttcttccccctccGAACAGACAGACAGATTCCATCGGCTTGCGGGCTTAATCGTGTGTTGAGATGTTGAGTTGCGTTAGCATCTTATCAACAACAGGAAGACGCTTACCGCCGTTGTGATGCCAATGGTTGGAGTGACCGGTACCCCAGGGAAAGTAAAGGTTGACGAACGCCAGAGGCACAGCCGGGGGAGGGTGAAAGCATTGGGAACTGGAAGGGATTCGAGAAGCTCTTGCGGATGATGTTATTCGATCCAGCAGAACAGTACGAGTTTGGCCACCATGCTGTCACTAATCATGAAGATGTGCTGCGCTCGGGGTAGATTGAAAGTGTTGCTGAATTGCCCATCAAACGTGCTGTATTAGCTCATGTGCATGTTTcacattgtttgtttgttcctttGCAGCTCCGCTCAATGAAGAGTTCTTCCAGAAGTGTCGCAACGACTTCTACGACTGCCCAAAGAACGTTCTGGCGCAGAATGTATGCACGCGGATAGATCCGTTCGATGCGTGTCTGTCGCGCAAATCGCTGGAGAATACGCAGCACGTATTTACGTACAAGGTACGGCGCGCGGTAAACGGTGCTTCGCGGTACATGAGTTGAataattgttctttttttttgcttccgctTCCAGATCGAGAACGAAGGCAAACCGCTGACGAACCAGAAAAGCTCGGGACGCTGCTGGCTGTTTGCGGCCCTCAACTGCATTCGCATCCcgttcatcaagcagtacAATCTGGACGAGTTTGAGTTCTCACAGGCGTACCTGTTCTACTGGGACAAGATCGAGCGTGCGAACTACTTCCTAAACAATGTGGTCGACACGGCCAAGCGTGGCGAACCGGTCGACGGTCGGCTGGTGTCCTTTTTGCTGTCCGATCCGACCTGTGACGGTGGCCAGTGGGACATGCTGGTGAACTTGATCAACAAGCACGGCTTGATGCCGAAAAAATGCTTCCCGGAGAGTTACAGCTGCGAGGCAAGCACGCGGATGAACTCGGTCGTCAAGAGCAAGGTAAGCGCGAGGGTACACAAGTGCAAAAATGGGGAACGAAAAGCTGTAACCGATTTTTGCTTTCCAACCGTCAATAGCTCCGTGAGTACGCAAAGGATCTGCGAAAGCTCATCGACAACGGTGCAACGGACGACGAGGTGAAGGAGCGAATGAAGAAGCAGATGAACGAGGTGTACAACATTGTGGGCATTTGTTTGGGCATTCCGCTGGAGAAGTTCACCTGGGAGTACTACGACAAGTCGAAGAAGTACCTTAACATTGGCCCGATCCGTCCGATCGATTTCTACGAGAAGTACGTCAAGCCGTACTTCAACGTCGATGACAAGGTGTGCCTGGTGACGGACCCGCGCTCGTCGAATCTGTACGGCCGCTCCTACACGGTCGACTGTCTCGGCAATGTGGTCGGTGGCCGGCCCGTGCTGTACAACAACCAGCCggtggagctgctgctcgatCTGGTCACGAAAGCGCTCAAGTTTGGCGAACCGGTCTGGTTCGGTTGCGAGGTGAACAAGCGCTTCGCGGGCAAACAAGGCATCGAAGATTTGGACATGTAAGTGGGGAAGGAGTGGAAGactgtggtggtgtggtgtaaaCTAACGCTGATTTGTGCTTATTTCTTTGCAGCCATGACTTCAAGCTGGTCTTTGGAGTGGATATTCAGACGACGATGGAAAAGGCTGACCGACTGCTGTACGGCGAGTCGATGATGACGCACGCCATGGTGTTTACCGGCGTGTCGGTTGATGTGAGTATGCGTAACAAACCTGCTTAGAAAGGGACGCAAATTCGCTATTTCAATAACCCTTCTCTTACTCTTACTCCTCCAACAGCCCAACAGCCAAAAGCCGACCAAGTTCCGGGTGGAAAACTCGTGGGGCGAGGACCGTGGCGAGAAGGGTTACCTAATAATGACGGCCGAGTGGTTTAAGGAGTTTGTGTTCGAGGTGGTCGTCGATCGCAGCATAGTGAGCCAGGACGTGCTGGACGTGTTTGATCTCCCGCCAATCGTGCTGCCCGCCTGGGATCCCATGGGCACGCTGGCAAAGTAAGCAGGGTAACGCTGTAAAGCTGCTACTGCGGCTGACGATCGGGCAAGGGGGGTGTTGATGAAATTGGGGTTGGAATTCAGTCCACTATCATTActttagaaaaacaaaaacatgcacCTGTCCGTCGAAGGTGTATCACAGCTTTTAGATATACGCAAAGTGCGCAATTACTGCTGCTGACTGCTACTGCTGTATGCtgaaaaaattaagaaaaaaaagtcaaccTACCAACAACCCCCTCTTCACACCGCACGTGCGTGGCTTTGCCAGGGTAGTGCAGAATACGACCGCTAACAACAAATCGATTTACTCTAATATACACAATTAACGTATAGGTATAGATCCAAGCAGATTGCGATGCAAAGTGGAAAAGAAGCGAAAGGAATATGTGAATAATAACAAGAAATATATCTTTtttatacagaaaaaaaacagaaattgcATTATATTTCGAAAACCCGGCTAACAACTGATAATCGATGTTTACTATAAATTTATTCTCATAAGGAACGATCAAGGTACAACGTTAAAACGCGATCTTTACGTTTTCTTGCGTGCCACATTCCTCTGGTGCACATCGTACTCGTAGCGCAGCTTCGCCCATATGCCCTGGCACATCTTCAGTAGGCGCGTTTCCGGTTCCTTTTGCTTCCGTGCGCCGCGGTACACGCTCTGGATGAGGTGTTTGGCAGTGGCAAATTCGGCCCTCTGGATGAGCGATATGGCAAGGTACAGCTGGCAGCGAGCTACGAGCGAAGGATCGCCCAACCGGCAGGCCAGCTTCATTTGGTGTAGCGATATTTTGCCCGCCGTATCGGCACAGGCGAGCTGGTAGTCGCCGAGAGCGGAGAAGGCTCCACCGAGCGTCGAAAGCCAAGCCATCAGTTCGGTGAGCTCGACCAGCTCCCACATCATGTGAACGGCACGTTGTCCCCTGCAGCGGCAATGGTGGATGTAGCAAGGATTTTAAGCAAAAATGTGTCATAATCATATGCAGAGGTTGAACTTACCAATGGTAATCTAAATGCTCTTTGACGGGAGGGATGAGCTGTATGGTGAGGGGAGCGCTCGGTACACGACCAAAGAGTGCGTTAGCGATTTTCAGTCGAAAACGAGGAAAGAACCGCAAATTGAGCAACAAATCCACTAGCTGCACCGGGTCGCTCGTAATGCACGCATCGTATTCGGTGTGATGTGCTTTCCGTATCCGAACGGAGTTCTTGTGAATGGTGCATTGTTCTATATTTGCACAGTAATCACTGATATAGAACGATATTTTCCCCATTCCGAAGGCCTGTATTTAGAAAGTGCTTGTGAGTTTGCGATCAGATGTTTTTGCCGCAAAcgagtttgtttgttgtgaagTTGTTTTGATTGACGCGCCTGCCCGTACAACATGGCGAAGGTTTTTGACGTTCGAATATCGCTGCATCTCGCTCGTTTTCTCTACCCTTCCTTTACTCGCGGGTAGCCGCGGGTTTGAACCGGTTCAGCAATGTGCTTTTTCGTCGTAGGTCGTCACAAAAAGGCCTTTCTaacatttgaatttgaatatgCGTGCATTCGACATGCTGTTGGATTGGTAAAAACTGGATTTTCTTCGGTGTTCTTAACGGTCATCAATAATAGTAAAACAATGAGAATGAAGCACACACATCGACACAAATCACGCTTACACTAGGCTCTACTTTATTATTCCTTGAGCTATACAAGTGCTCGGCACGCTGAAATCGTATTAATAAATATCTGTTCAAAATCGTAGCACCTCAAAAATAGTGGTAGGTTAAAATCAAAGGATACTGATGCTTCGTTAGACCCGCAAACAAAGGTGACTGGTGCGTTCGAGGCTGCAGCCATCATAGCGCTATCGCCGCGCCGCCATTCGTTGAATTTCGGGAATAGTTGGTGCTTGTTAAAATAGAAATACTcagaaaacaaatcaaagaAAACGACCCACCGCATCGATCGTTAGAATGTGTCGAAACCACAGGGTCGGACGAAACGGTTaccaaaaacaaatacagAAATGTCTAACCTAGCACACTACCTCTAAAGCGCCACCCAACAGGCAGGCTGCCTGTCGGCATTCCCTAGGCCCTAAAACCTTATTTACGAAAACCTAACGCATCCCATTATGTTTTATTGTCCGATTCACTTCACAACTCTGCCTGATGATATGCGTCCGACCATCCCTGCCCCCAATGCATGATCCACGATGGATCGATCAACCATGTGTGGcgttcgtgtgtgtatgtgtgtatatgtgtgggCCTTTGCACCACAAGCAGTTGGCCCTGAAGCAGGCGATGGACCCGAACGCATCACGGCGGTATGATCTATGCACCTGTGGGTTTTTGGAGATGGACATTTTCTCTTGGGAGGGGGAGGAATACCACGGAACGTCATTTGCATCGATCGTCCAAAACCGGCCTACTTGGACCGAACCGTTGCATACGCGCGTGCGTTACCTAGCGCAGTAGGTAGTAGAGCTGGAGCAGCATCAGGCCGACGATTAGAAACAGCGTAGTGTTAACGATCAGCTCCTTCTTGCGCATCGCCTGGCGGGCTCGCTTGACATTGTTGAGGTCCTCCTTGAAGAAGTATTTCTTCAGCCCGGGCACGGCAACCTCGAAGTACAGACGCCAGCTGTAGCTTCGGTTGTCGCACGGATACTGCTGGTGGTCGAC encodes the following:
- the LOC1281839 gene encoding GPI mannosyltransferase 2 produces the protein MRSECYNGSGASTSSPKRRVNVVGNGRSHHHHQRQHHAAGGANTHRDTTTHDRGTDSPPTLTELPPSSGSFLHISITKLAIGSRLFVIVLQLVANLLLPDHEAGVFVAPSDKNASERPLDALVRLVLGGLNRWDGQYFLHIAEHGYTYENALAFFPLFPFILKIVCSSLSSYEVITFVSYRELSLLLAVLLNVVCFTGAAKALYRLSKHVLGNQKKAEIAVLLFCFNPASIFFTAPYTESLYAWLSFVVMYQCIEDVTSIFLTIPLSLSILCRSNGMFNIGFVLYFAVRRIVAQYNVHNVICICSRLFSMLIIVLFHYGIAQVYNYYLFCFVQKFNFPDHVREYAAEHGLVLAGNKTDDSSPWCTNLVPLSYSYVQSHYWNVGFLRYYELKQLPNFLLALPVVYLVLSNSYQYLCEHWEYALRLGLFRLTKKQHKVMRPYDRFALVFVVHALLLTLFSLVFVHVQVTTRLLCSASPVLYWYTAEYFTGERAFIKRQVIRKLSKQVKDGEENSCTHVLNHIELSDLLDFRWMNGRQQTILVYFLGYTVVGTVLFSNFYPWT
- the LOC4577251 gene encoding bleomycin hydrolase isoform X1; the protein is MWDCAVIGCPNSRFNAQKTRPRISFHVFPHPVRESNRFRRWLALINNPRLFRLDPLNVFKSVRVCRRHFGPDCFNGVCRNLLPTAIPTLNLPEVRPVALVQPMDAMGDELERLLRDERRQQLKRHGAVEPPFGGEEDESGKRQKIGITLLSADCEDVECNLGDRFIDRIISFDAEQEYGDGPLAGESYGLSSFSGMVVKASELETLNQVEILNEPPETLLNDSPTARDHVRMSNEKGREQLVQESTSETSNEDQETEQHSLLTETSGTKTEGKTSLADDANKRTTVLAYPKAPLNEEFFQKCRNDFYDCPKNVLAQNVCTRIDPFDACLSRKSLENTQHVFTYKIENEGKPLTNQKSSGRCWLFAALNCIRIPFIKQYNLDEFEFSQAYLFYWDKIERANYFLNNVVDTAKRGEPVDGRLVSFLLSDPTCDGGQWDMLVNLINKHGLMPKKCFPESYSCEASTRMNSVVKSKLREYAKDLRKLIDNGATDDEVKERMKKQMNEVYNIVGICLGIPLEKFTWEYYDKSKKYLNIGPIRPIDFYEKYVKPYFNVDDKVCLVTDPRSSNLYGRSYTVDCLGNVVGGRPVLYNNQPVELLLDLVTKALKFGEPVWFGCEVNKRFAGKQGIEDLDIHDFKLVFGVDIQTTMEKADRLLYGESMMTHAMVFTGVSVDPNSQKPTKFRVENSWGEDRGEKGYLIMTAEWFKEFVFEVVVDRSIVSQDVLDVFDLPPIVLPAWDPMGTLAK
- the LOC4577251 gene encoding bleomycin hydrolase isoform X3, with the translated sequence MLPSPLNEEFFQKCRNDFYDCPKNVLAQNVCTRIDPFDACLSRKSLENTQHVFTYKIENEGKPLTNQKSSGRCWLFAALNCIRIPFIKQYNLDEFEFSQAYLFYWDKIERANYFLNNVVDTAKRGEPVDGRLVSFLLSDPTCDGGQWDMLVNLINKHGLMPKKCFPESYSCEASTRMNSVVKSKLREYAKDLRKLIDNGATDDEVKERMKKQMNEVYNIVGICLGIPLEKFTWEYYDKSKKYLNIGPIRPIDFYEKYVKPYFNVDDKVCLVTDPRSSNLYGRSYTVDCLGNVVGGRPVLYNNQPVELLLDLVTKALKFGEPVWFGCEVNKRFAGKQGIEDLDIHDFKLVFGVDIQTTMEKADRLLYGESMMTHAMVFTGVSVDPNSQKPTKFRVENSWGEDRGEKGYLIMTAEWFKEFVFEVVVDRSIVSQDVLDVFDLPPIVLPAWDPMGTLAK
- the LOC4577251 gene encoding bleomycin hydrolase isoform X2 translates to MLSLIMKMCCARAPLNEEFFQKCRNDFYDCPKNVLAQNVCTRIDPFDACLSRKSLENTQHVFTYKIENEGKPLTNQKSSGRCWLFAALNCIRIPFIKQYNLDEFEFSQAYLFYWDKIERANYFLNNVVDTAKRGEPVDGRLVSFLLSDPTCDGGQWDMLVNLINKHGLMPKKCFPESYSCEASTRMNSVVKSKLREYAKDLRKLIDNGATDDEVKERMKKQMNEVYNIVGICLGIPLEKFTWEYYDKSKKYLNIGPIRPIDFYEKYVKPYFNVDDKVCLVTDPRSSNLYGRSYTVDCLGNVVGGRPVLYNNQPVELLLDLVTKALKFGEPVWFGCEVNKRFAGKQGIEDLDIHDFKLVFGVDIQTTMEKADRLLYGESMMTHAMVFTGVSVDPNSQKPTKFRVENSWGEDRGEKGYLIMTAEWFKEFVFEVVVDRSIVSQDVLDVFDLPPIVLPAWDPMGTLAK
- the LOC1281837 gene encoding uncharacterized protein F58A4.6, which gives rise to MGKISFYISDYCANIEQCTIHKNSVRIRKAHHTEYDACITSDPVQLVDLLLNLRFFPRFRLKIANALFGRVPSAPLTIQLIPPVKEHLDYHWGQRAVHMMWELVELTELMAWLSTLGGAFSALGDYQLACADTAGKISLHQMKLACRLGDPSLVARCQLYLAISLIQRAEFATAKHLIQSVYRGARKQKEPETRLLKMCQGIWAKLRYEYDVHQRNVARKKT